Within Hydrogenophaga sp. PAMC20947, the genomic segment GGTACGAAAGACTCCCAGGCCTGACCATGTACTTCTACGACGCTGCGTCGATCGAACGCGAGTTTGGTGCATACGGGCTTTTCGAGCTCTCTGAAATGGACGAACCGATGCCCAGTGGCGCCCCGCTGCCGTTCATCAATGTGTGCTGCGAAAAAGCCAGAAAAACGCCGGAGCACGTTGGGTAATCCCCCCGACAAACCAAAGGCCCCAGCGCCTTTCATAAGCCGGTTTTGCGTTTTTCCTCTGCCAGTGGAGGCAAGCCAAGCGGCGTCTGACTCTGGAACCCAGGGCAACGCGCCAAGCCGACCTTGCCATGGGTAAAGCGCCACCCAACCGACCTAAGCCTCCGCGAAAAAGTCGCCCAACTCGTGTTCCGCTGCCGATGGCCGTATGGCGGGCGCATCGATCCACAACCTGAGCAGGTGGCGGCGCCGGTGCGCGTCGGGCCAGTCTTCGTAAGCGGCGCGGGCATGCATGACGGCGCGGTTGTGCAGCACCAGGCTCTCGCCGGCGGCAAGCGTCAGCCGAATCTGGAACTGGGGCGAATTGGCCAGCGCGTCGAAATAGTCGAGTGCCTGTACGTCAAGCGCAGAAAGGGGTTCGCCTGCCGCCTGGGCTGCGGCTTCGATAAAGGGGCGGTAGTAGACACAACTGACGCAGCCGTTGTGCTGCATCAGGATAGGTCGGGTCCAGCTGGAGGCTTCGCCTGCGCCGGGCTCGGTTTCCGATGGCTCCCAATAGCGAAAGCCACGTTGCAGCACCGGCAGCAGATCGGGCCGCTGCACCGCGATGTGGTCGTGAATCGCCTCGATGTTGACCAGCTGGTTCTCGCCGCCCGAGCGCGCCGGCGCCAGGCAATGCAGCACGAGCAGGGTGGGCGGATCGGTGTGCAGCGACAACTCGCCCGGCGAACGGTAGCCGCGGTTGTCGAAGGCATCGGTGTCGGAAAAGTCGCGAATGTCTTCCAGCAGCGAGCCCGCCTTGTTCTGCCGCGTGATGGTGCCCAGCTTGGCGCCGAAGCGGTTGAGGTAGGGGGCGATCACCTCGCGGTCGAGGGCGGTATCGCGGTCGGCATCGACCGGGCCCAGGCCCCGCACCAGCGCGAAGCCGTATTGCTGCAGCGACGCGATCGCCGCCTGCTCCAAGCCGCTCGCCTGGCTGCGCGCGTCGATCCAGAGGTCGGCCAGCGCGCCCTGCAGCTTGTGGTCCCAGTTCAGCTGGGTGGGTGGTGGTGTTGTCTTCATTAGGTCTTTCTTTGTGAAGGTTGGCGCTTTCGACCCCAAGAGCACCGAAAGAGCGCCGGAAGGGCCCAGGGTCAGTCGCGAGGTGTTGCGTTTGGCCCGTGATTCAGGAAGTGGGGAAGCAAAGGGCAAATGGCAAAACCAGCCCCCCAATCTCTTGACCCCAAATCGCGCCTTGATGGTCGACTGAAACCAGGCAAGTGATGCGGACAAAGCCGAAAAACTCTGCGGTTTAGAGTAGCTCTTTTGTCAACCAGGTTCAGCATGGTCCAGATGAACCGCTTTGATGGCGCTCGGCGATGCTAGATCGCATGCCGCCGTTCGTGTCCGCCCCTGCCTCGTGCCAATTCGCGAAGAACGGATTGTGGGAGCGTGCCTGGTCGTTTCCCAGTGACCGCCTGCCGACACACGCCGAGTTGCTTGCCTACTTGGCCCAGAGCACCGAAGTTGCCTTTGAGGCTTTCTTCGGCCGCTCGTTCTTTGGCGCGCGCGTGGTCGGTGCCGTCGAAGAAGTTGAAACCTTCGGCATGAAGTGCCTTCAAGCGGCGCGCGCGCAAGCCGCGTTCTTCGATGTCTTTCGTGCAGAACTGAGTTGCCCTGTGGCAGATCAACCACCCGACTTTGCAGAGATCGGCTGCGTCGATGCCTGGCGCAGCGTGGGTGCCATCCGCATTTCCAGGTCGCAACTCGCGTTGATGGACTTCGACCCTTTGTGGCGCTCGCTTCAGGACACTGCGGTCAACCGCGATACGCGCCATGCCAAGGCCATCGAGTTCGCATTTACCGAACCCATTCCGCACTGGTTTGGCCTGCCTGTGTCAGCGCCAGATGAACACCATGCCCTTTCCGAGCGCTTGCTGCGCCAGGCGATTGGGCTGACTTCGCGATCCGGCACAGGGTGATCATGGAGCCCTGGACCAGGTCTTGCCTTTTGCTCACAGTCGAAGAGCGGGGAAGCCAAGGGGCAAAAGGCAAGACATGACCCCTACGCCCACACGATGGCATGGGCGCATGGAACAAAAAAAGGCCAGCGCGCTGTTCAATGGCTGGCTCCTTCACCCTGCATCTAAAAGTCAGCGGTTCAGGACGATGCTGGCGATGATGCCGGTGGCGACGGCCACCAAGACATAGTCGGCGCCGACCTGCACCCATTGCTGACCACGGGGTGGAGCTGCCAAGCGATGTTGACGGTGGTTGACAACGACATATTGGGGCGTGCGCAGGTCGCGCGGAAGCACCCGTCCACGAACGAATTCTGGGCCGCGGGCGTTGTAGTAATACTGCCGCTGATCTTTGGCGCGTTGGTCGCGAGAATTGTCACGGCGGTCGTTCCGTTGTTCGTCCTTCTTCTGAACGATGATCACTTTGCCGTGTTGGTCGCGAGAATTGTCGCGGCGGTCGTTCCGTTGGTCGTCCTTCTTCTGAACGATGATCACTTTGCCGCGCTTGTCGTACGCCTGCGCAAAGCTTGACAGAGAGCTCAAGGCAAGCGTGGCCGCCACTGCTGCGATCACGATGGATTTGAATTGCATGTTGGAACTCCTTGGCTTGTTGAAAAGCCAATCTTGCTCCGGGCTTGTGTCTGAAACGTAAACAACTGGGGCTTCAAAAGCAAAGTTGCGTTGGCGGTCTCGTGCGCGTGGTGGCAAAGCCCTTGTTGCACGGGGGTAGCGCCGGGGCGGCATCTTTGGCTCGCATCTTGGCCGCAAGGGTCGGCAGGGTCATGTCCTGTCTTTTGCCTGCTCAAGCTCACCAGACACAGGCAACAGCCCTATCTGACCAACCCATACCCCGTGCTCCGCCCCGCAACCTTGCAGTCTGCCCAGCACCCCGCGCGCCAACAAGTCGGTGATACCGCGCAACGCCATATTCGCAGAGCATTTGCCTATCGCTGCTCGCCCAGCGTTGCCAGAACTGGGCTTTGTCGAACAGGCATGCCAGCCTGCCGTCAACGCCCTGCCATCAGCCGCTTGATCTGCGGTGAATGGGGCGCCTGCTCCCCGCGTCAAGAGGGCGATGGGGCAAAAGGCGAGACCACCCCGAAGAGCGGAAGCATCAAGAAACCTGCGTTTGCTGGCGCTTTGCAGCGCTTTACCGTCTGGGCAAAGGCAGAAGATGAGGCCGTGCCTTGACTGAGCGACCCGAGGCATACGGGGCCCGCGGCATGGGGTACGGGCCCTGGTAACACCCGGTTGCCGCTCTGTACCAGGGAATGCACATGACATCCCAAAACGACTCGGCACACCATCAGTTGTGCTTTGCGCCGTTGCTTCCGCAAGGCCAGGGCGTGTCGGTGCCTTGCGACACCCATGGTGAAGTCGATTTGAACAACCTATCCGAGCGGCTGAGAAATGCCTACCTGGGCGCCCGTGCGCTGATCGGGTGGGAGTACGCACGCCCGATCGTCGAAGAGGTGCATTGAGTTCCACCCGAACACCTGAGTTCGGGCCTTGCGATCACCGTGTGGCGAAGCGGGCTCCAACTTGAGAACTGCTGAGCGCGGTCTGTTGAACGGATACGTGTCGGAGCCAAGTCTTGTCTTTTGCCTGCATCAGGTGAAAAAAGACGAAGGGCAAGACCCGGTAGATGTAAATGCGCGCCTGATCCCGTGGATGCACGCATGCCATCGGCGCTCAGCTATTCGCCGCCTTCTATGCGGTGAATGTTGGGTTTAATCGCTGCATTCGGGACGGCAGGGGGCAAGCCTCAGATCTGACCCTCAAGCTTTGAACGTCAAGCCCCGGAACTTGGCACAACACCCCCTGGCATTGAACCCATGCCTATTCTTGCCAAACTCGATATTCTTGCGCCATGGCCACCATGAATATCTCATTGCCGGATGCCCTCAAGTCCTTCGTTGACGCGCAGGTGACCGAGCGTGGCTACAGCACCAGCAGCGAATATGTGCGCGAGCTGATCCGCACCGACCAAGATCGCCGCCAGCTACACAGCTTGTTGTTGCAAGGCGCAAGCTCTGCGCCGGGCGAACCGGCTGGCGCCACCTACTTTGACGCATTGCGCCAACGCGTCGCTCAACACAACAAGCCCCGTCCCAAGGCTTGACGGCCAAGAAAGTGATTCCCCGCGCACAAGTCAGCGCGAATGTGGACTCGGCCATTGATCACTGCCTGGCCGAAGACGCGAGCGACGCAGCCTCCTAGGTTTTATTGATGCGCTGGAGCAAGCCTATGCCTACCTCAGTCGCAACGCTGCCACAGGCTCACCCCGCTATGGGCATGAACTGGGTTTGCCAGGCTTGCGTGCTTGGCCGCTGACCACGTACCCGTTTCTGGTGTTCTACCTGGAGCGAGAAGACCACATCGACGTGTGGCGGGTGCTGCACACCCGACGCGACATTCCGCAGCGCATGGCAGAGCCAGATAGCCACTGACGACAACGCTTGTTTTCAGCTCACTTACAGGCGACGACACGCGGGATCAGTTCTTCAGCTTCAGAAAGTACTCAAAAATATCTGGCACATTGACAAACGGCAAAAGGCATGACCTCGTCGTTCTCCTGTAGGTCAGATATGAGGGCTTGTGTTTTGCCGTCAAGCTGTGAAAAGAAGCGCAAGGGGGCAAAAGGCAAGACCTGACCCTCAAGCTCATGTGACCCTCAAAATCGGTCTTGCCTTTGCCTGCATCTACCGCCATGGGCAAAAGGCAAGACCCTCAAGACCCTCAAGCCCCTCAAGCCCAGACCCGCATGACACAAGCCGGATCTTCTGGGCAATATTCACCAAAAAAACCGCCAATGATTCATCAATAGCCGGCAGAATGTATCAAAAAGCTACAGTGAACCCAGCTCGAAGGTGATTGAGGATCTCGCTAGGCAAAAGGCAAGACCTGACCCTGAAGTCCTGATGAAAATGCAAATCTCAATCAATATTTGAAAAAACAGGGCGGAATCAATAATCAAGTGCAACACCCAACCGGTAAGGTACCGCCATGGGAAAGCACTACGAACAACTCACCGCTGAAGAACGAGCGGCGATCATGATGATGAAGTTGAACAACTGCTCGGCGCGGCAGATCTCTTTGATGCTGCGCCGCGCGCCTTCGACCATCACCCGGGAGCTGGCACGCTTTGCGGCCTGGCCGGATCGGCATGCACAGACTGCCAACGCCCCTTCTGTGTACGACGCCCGCCTCGCCGGTTTGCGCGCTCGACGCGAGCGTTTCAAATGCCGCAAACGCTCCAAACTGACCACCGATACCGTGCTCTTCGGCGTGATCCAGCACTTTCTGACTCAGGGATGGTCGCCCTCGCAGATCGCGGGCACACTCAAACTCATGTGGCCCGATGAACCTCAACGCACCGTCTCGCACGAGACCATCTACAACTGCATCTACGCCATGCCCAAGGGTGAGCTGCGCAAAGACCTCATCGCCTGCCTTCGCCGGGCCAAAGCCAAGCGCATGCCGCGCAGCCGGGGCGAGGACCGCAGAGGCCAGATGCCCGATCTGCTGAGCATTCACGTGCGTCCGCCCCAGGCCAACGACCGCGCCTTCCCCGGCCACTGGGAGGGTGACCTCATCAAAGGCGCCGCCAATCGCTCTGCCGTGGGTGTGCTGGTCGAGCGCAGCTCTCGTCTGGTCATGCTGATCAAGCTGGCCGATGCAACAGCGGCCTCTGCCCTGGAAGGTTTCACGGCCAAGCTGCGCGGCGTCGCAGAACCGATGCGCCAGACCCTGACCTATGACCAGGGAAAAGAGATGGCCCGCCACGCCGAGCTGACAGCCAACACGGGCGTGATGGTGTACTTCTGTGACCCACACAGCCCCTGGCAGCGTGGTTCCTGCGAGAACACCAACGGGCTGATCCGCCAGTACTTGCCCAAGGGCACGGACTTGTCTGCTCACAGTCAGGAGCAGCTCGATGCGATCGCCGACCTTCTCAACAACCGCCCGCGCGCCGTCCACGGTTTCTACCCGCCGATCAGCGTCTACCAGGCCATGTTGGACAAGCTCAATCAACCCAATTCCTCAATTCAATAAATCAGTGTTGCACTTGGGACTTGACTCCGCCCAGGGAGAAAAGTATGAAACTCGAATCGGTGTCAATAAAAAATTTCCGTTGCTACGCAGACGAAATTAACGTTAGCTTTCAAGAATTGACCACATTCGTTGGGAAGAACGATATCGGGAAGTCTTCGGTCCTTGAGGCTCTAGAAATCTTCTTCAATAACGATACCGTTGCCATGGAGCAGGGCGACGCAAACATTCATAGCGAACAGAAGAGAGTAGAAATAACCTGCGAATTTTCAAACCTACCGAAGGAACTTAGCTTGGACGCTGGCGCAGAAACCACGCTCGAAGCTGAGTATTTACTGAGTGCAAGTAAAACCTTGAAAATTCGCAAAGTATTTGACTGCAGCCTTAAGAAACCTTCTGTGGAAGTTTTCGTGATTGCATACCATCCCACCGCTCAAGGCGTAAGTAATCTTCTAGAACTAAAGGAGAAAGAGCTCCAAGCCATTGTTAAAGAAAAAAAACTTGACGTTCCGCTAAAAGGAAATCCAGGTATGCGCCGCGCGATTTGGGCAGCCACTGAAGAACTAGGCCGAGCAGACGTAGCGATTACGGCGAGCAAAGCAAAAGAAGACGGTAAGCGAATTTGGGAACAGATAGAAACACATCTACCAATATTTGCACTATTTCAAAGTGATCGCAGTAGTCGCGATTCTGACGATGAAGTTCAAAATCCAATGAAAGCCGCAGTCGCGGCAGCAATTGCCGAGGTACAGGACGATATCGCTCGAATTCAAACGCGTGTACAAGAAAAGGCCGAAGAAATTGCCAGAAGTACCCATGCCGCTCTGATGACAATTGATGCAAGCCTCGCAAGCGAGTTGACACCTGAATTCACGCCACCAACCCCTTCAAAGTGGATCTCACTCTTTTCGGTGGGACTCAATACCGACTCAGGCATCCCACTAAACAAACGCGGCAGCGGCGTACGGCGCTTAGTGCTGGTTAGCTTTTTCAAAGCTGAAGCTGAACGTCGATTGAAGACAAGCAATAAGCGCAGCATCATTTATGCGATAGAAGAACCCGAGACAGCTCAACATCCGAATAACCAACGCATTCTTATTGATTCATTCAAATCTCTATCCAGCGAAACGGGCTGTCAAGTTTTGTTGACAACGCACAGTCCCGGCTTTGCCTCTGAACTCCCCGTTAGCAGTATTAGATATGTGAGCCGAGATCCAGATACACGAAAACCACAAATTAGTGCTGGAGATGATGTGTTCGGTGCTGTGGCCGACGCCCTTGGCGTGACACCAGATAGCCGAGTAAAAGTTTTGCTTTGTGTCGAAGGGCCAACCGACGTTATAGCCTTCAAGTGTCTCAGCAAGGCACTGCACGCCGCTGACCCAACACTGCCGAACTTGGCTACCGATGAGCGAATTGCCTTCATTGTTCTTGGTGGTTCTACCTTAAAGCATTGGGTAGATGAGAACTATCTTCAGTCCTTACGTCGACCCGAGATTCATATTTACGACCGGGATGTGCCCGCTTACGAAGCAGCGGTAGATAAAGTGAATTTGAGGACTGACGGATCGTGGGCAGCGCAAACTACTAAGCATGAAATTGAAAGCTACCTGCACCCTGAAGCGATTCGTGAAGCCTTTGGCGTCACCATCTTGGTTGACGACCACCCGGTGGACGGCAAGGCTGTACCAAAAATTTTTGCGGAAGCTTACTCAGCGGCGCAAAAGTATGACGGTGTAATGAAAGATTCAAACGCCAAAACTCGTCTGGCCGATAAAGCCTTTCCACTAATGACCGCGGAGCGCATAAAAGAGCGCGACCCACTTGGGGAAGTTTCGGATTGGCTACGCCGCATTGGCCATCTAGCCGCAGCTTAGTAAACTTTACTGCATAGCTCTACTTGCCGCAGCACGGTACCAGTCCAACCAAAAAGAAGAGGCCCCGTCGCCATGCATGAAATCATCTGTCCACACTGCAGCAAAGCCTTCAAGATCGACGAAGCGGGGTACGCCGACATCCTCAAGCAGGTGCGTGATGGCGACTTTGACAAACAGTTGCACGAGCGGCTGGAGCTGGCCGAGCGGGAAAAGCGCGACGCGATTGCCTTGGCCGAGGCCAAGGTCGCCAGTGAGCTGCAAAAAGCTGCAGCCGTCAAAGACACGGAGATTCAGGCTCTGAAAGCCCAGCTCGACGCGGGCGAGGTGGCGAGCAAGCTGGCGTTGGCCGAGGCCTTGGGCACGGTAGAAAAGCAACGCGATGTCATCGCCAACGAGTTGGCGCAGGCAAAGCTGGACCAGCAGGCGGCGCTTAAGCTGGCTGAGGCCCAGCTGGCCCATGAGCTGCAAGGGGCTGCGGCGCGCAAAGATGCGGAGATTCAGGCCTTGCAGGCCCAGCTTGCTGCCGGTGAAATAGCCCGCAAGCTGGCGGTGACGGAGGCTTTGGGCGCGGTCAGCAAAGAGCGCGATGGGCTGGCGAACGAGCTGGAGCAAGCGCGCAACGCGCAGCAAGCTGCCGCGCATTTGGCCGAGACCAAGCTCCAGTTGGCCGTGAATGAAGCCGTGGATGTCGTCGCCCGGGAGCGCGATGGCTTGAAAAATGATCTCAACCTCATCACCGTGAAAAATCAGCTGGAAGAGAAAGCCATCAAGGAGCAATACGCCTTGCAGCTGCGCGACCGTGATGGGGAGATTGAGCGTCTGCGCGATATGAAGGCGCGGCTATCGACCAAGATGGTCGGTGAAACCCTGGAGCAGCACTGCGAAATCGAGTTCAACCGCATCCGTGCTGCCGCCTTTCAGCGGGCGCATTTTGAGAAAGATAACGACGCCCGCACCGGCAGCAAGGGCGACTATATTTTTCGCGACTCGGACGAGTCGGGCGCCGAGATCGTCTCCATCATGTTTGAGATGAAGAACGAGAGCGATGAAACGGCGACCAAGAAGAGGAACGAAGATTTTCTGAAAGAGCTGGACAAGGACCGCACGGAAAAGGCGTGCGAGTACGCGGTGCTCGTGTCCCTGCTGGAGCCGGAGAGCGAGTTGTACAACAGCGGCATCGTCGATGTCTCGCACCGCTATCCGAAGATGTACGTGGTGCGGCCGCAGTTCTTTGTGCCCCTGATCACCCTCTTACGCAATGCAGCTTTGAACGCGATGAAGTACAAGTCCGAGCTGGCGCTGGTGCGCTCGCAGAACGTGGACATCACAAAGTTCGAAACCCAGCTCGACGAATTCAAGACGGCGTTTGGGCGCAATTGGCGCCTGGCCTCCGAAGGCTTTGAAGAAGCCATCAAGCGCATCGACGATGCGATCAAGGACCTGGAAAAAACAAAGGAGGCGCTGCACAAGTCAGCCAACAATTTGCGACTCGCCAACGACAAGGCCGATGATCTGACGATCAAGAAGCTCACACGTGGCAACCCCACGATGGCGGCCAAGTTTGCGGAGCTGCCGGGCACCATCACCCCTGCTGAGGCAGAGTAGGACCGCCAATTTGATACTTGGCTCCACCCCGTGCTGCGTCCCCTCCCTCCACGCGGCTCAGCATTTCAGGGTCAGGTCTTGCCTTTTGCCCTCAAGCTGCACTTCTCCGTCGTAAATCTGACCCCAGAAGCTAGAAGAACTCCTGGGGTCTGATCACTTCACGCTGTAGCGTCTTTCGCCCCACCCCCCACAGCCCGCAACACCACCAACAATTCCTTCGCCTGCACCCGGTCCCCAGCCACCACATAAACAGCCTCCACCTCGGCATCGCGGTCCGCGGCCACGTGGGTTTCCATCTTCATGGCTTCCAGTGACAGCAGCGTGCTGCCGGCGTTCACGCGCTGGCCCACCGTTACGGCCACGTTGACAATCGCGCCGGGCATGGGCGCGGCCACATGCCAGGGGTTGCCGGGCTCGGCCAGCGGGCGGGCGCCTTCGGCGGCAGCCGCGTTGGCGGCGGCCACGCGCACGGTGCGCGACTGGCCGTTGAGCTCAAACTGCACCTTGTGGGCGGTTTCGCCGTCGTCGGCGATGCTTTGCAGGGCCACCAGCAGGGTTTTGCCGGGGTCGATCTCCAGCGCCAATTCTTGCTGCAGCTGCGGGCCGTAGAAAAACACGGGCGTGGGCAGCACCGAGGTGTCGCCGTTTTCCAGCACGTGGGCGCAGTACTCGCGCATGACCTTGGGGTACATCAGGTACGAGGCGAGCTGTTGCTCGTTGAGCGGCATGCCGCATTCGGCTTCGGCCTCGGTGCGCGCGGCGGCCAGGTCGACATCGGGCATGTTGTCGCCGGGGCGGTAGGGCTTTGGTGGTGAATCGCCTTCGGCGAGTTTCAGCACCTTGCGGCTCACGGCTTCCGGGAAGCCGTCGGGCGGGAAACCCAGCTCGCCTTTGAACAGCGACACCACCGAGGCGGGGAAAGCCACCTCGCGCGCGGGGTCGAGCACGTCGGCCGTGGTCATGTCGCTGGAGACGAGCATGAGCGCCATGTCGCCCACCACCTTGGAAGAAGGTGTGACCTTGACGATGTCGCCGAACAACTGGTTGACGTCGGCATAGGCTTGGGAGACTTCGGTCCAGCGGTGGGCCAGGCCCAGCGAGCGGGCTTGCTCGCGCAGGTTGGTGTACTGGCCGCCCGGCATTTCGTGGCGGTACACATCGGCGGTGCCGCTGCGGATGTCGGCCTCGAAGGGCGAGTAAAAGCGGCGCACGCCTTCCCAGTACATGGCGGTGGCGTGCAGGGCGTCTTGCGAAAGGCCGGGGTCGCGCTCGGTGCCGGCCAGCGCGGCGGCAATGGCCGAGAGGTTGGGCTGCGAGGTCAGGCCGCTCATGGAATCGATAGCGCCGTCCACCGCGTCGCAACCGGCTTCAACGGCTGCCAACACCGAGGCGGCGGATGCACCGCTGGTGTCGTGGGTGTGGAAGTGCACCGGCAGGCCGGTTTCTTCTTTGATGGCTTTCACCAGCGCGGCCGCCGCGCGGGGGCGGCAGATGCCGGCCATGTCTTTGATGCCGATGATGTGCACGCCGGCTTCTTTCAGCTCTTTGGCGATGCCGACGTAATAGGCCAGGTTGTACTTGGGGCGGGAGGTGTCAAACAGGTCGCCGGTGTAGCAGATGGCGCCTTCGCAGAGCTTGCCAGTTTCCAGCACGGCGTCGATCGCCACGCGCATATTTTTCACCCAGTTGAGCGAATCGAACACGCGGAACAAATCGATGCCGCCGTCTGCGGCCTGCTGCACAAAATGGCGCACCACGTTGTCGGCGTAGTTGGTGTAGCCCACGGCGTTGGAGCCGCGCAGCAGCATTTGCAGCAGGATGTTGGGCGCGCGCTCGCGGATCTGCGCCAGCCTGTCCCACGGGTCTTCTTTCAAGAAGCGCAAGGCCACATCAAAGGTGGCGCCGCCCCAGCATTCGAGCGAGAACAGCTGCGGCAGCTCGCGCGCCACATAGGGGACGATGGGCAGCATGTCGGCGGTGCGCATGCGCGTGGCCAGCAACGACTGGTGGGCGTCGCGCAGCGTGGTGTCGGTCACCAAGACCTGCTTTTGGTCCAGCATCCATTGCGCAAAGCCTTTGGCGCCCAGCTTTTCCAGGCGCTGCCGGGTGCCGTCGGGCACCGGGCTGCTGCGGTCGACCTTGGGCAACACGGGCTTGGGCAGCGGCAGGGCCGGCAGGGTGCGGCCGGCCACTTCGGGGTTGCCGTGCACGGCGGTTTCGGCCAGGAAGCGCAGCAGCTTGGTGGCGCGGTCGCGGCGCACGGTGAATTCCAGCAGCTCGGGCGTTTCTTCAATGAAGCGCGTGGTGACTTCGCCGGCGGCGAAATCGGGGTGGTTGATGACGTTTTCCAGGAACTGCAGGTTGGTGGCCACGCCGCGGATGCGGAATTCGCGCAGCGCGCGGTCCATGCGCTGGCTGGTCTCGATGGCCGTGGGCGCCCAGGCCGTTACCTTCACCAGCAGCGAGTCGTAATACGGGGTGATCACGGCGCCGGTGTAGGCGGTGCCGCCGTCAAGCCGAATGCCGAAGCCGGCCGCGCTGCGGTAGGCGGTGAGGCGGCCGTAGTCGGGCAAGAAGCCGTTTTCCGGGTCTTCGGTGGTCACGCGGCATTGCAGCGCGTGGCCGCGCAGCGGAATGTCGGCCTGCAGCGGCACGCCGGTGGGGTGGCGGCCGTCTTTGGTTTCCTGGTTGACGCCAATGAAGCCGCCTTCGCTGATGCGGATCTGGGCGCGCACGATGTCGACCCCGGTGACCAGCTCGGTCACGGTGTGCTCCACCTGGATGCGCGGGTTGACCTCGATGAAATAACACTGGTTGTCGTCGGCGTCCATCAGGAACTCCACCGTGCCGGCGTGGGTGTAGTTCACCGAGCGCATCAGGGCCAGCGCGCTTTCGCACAGCGTGGCGCGGGCGGCGGC encodes:
- a CDS encoding pyruvate carboxylase; amino-acid sequence: MQPNPIRSILIANRSEIAIRVMRAANEMRIRTVAIYSQQDRQALHRFKADESYLVGEGKKPLAAYLDGEDILRIAREAGVDAIHPGYGFLSENPDFADAVVAAGLRWIGPSGDVMRTLGNKVAARHAAVAAGVPVMPATPPLPLDLAECQRLAEGIGFPVMLKASWGGGGRGMRVIESAAELEGSLEASRREALAAFGNDEVYFEKLIRRARHVEVQILGDLHGNIVHLHERDCTVQRRNQKVVERAPAPYLDAAARATLCESALALMRSVNYTHAGTVEFLMDADDNQCYFIEVNPRIQVEHTVTELVTGVDIVRAQIRISEGGFIGVNQETKDGRHPTGVPLQADIPLRGHALQCRVTTEDPENGFLPDYGRLTAYRSAAGFGIRLDGGTAYTGAVITPYYDSLLVKVTAWAPTAIETSQRMDRALREFRIRGVATNLQFLENVINHPDFAAGEVTTRFIEETPELLEFTVRRDRATKLLRFLAETAVHGNPEVAGRTLPALPLPKPVLPKVDRSSPVPDGTRQRLEKLGAKGFAQWMLDQKQVLVTDTTLRDAHQSLLATRMRTADMLPIVPYVARELPQLFSLECWGGATFDVALRFLKEDPWDRLAQIRERAPNILLQMLLRGSNAVGYTNYADNVVRHFVQQAADGGIDLFRVFDSLNWVKNMRVAIDAVLETGKLCEGAICYTGDLFDTSRPKYNLAYYVGIAKELKEAGVHIIGIKDMAGICRPRAAAALVKAIKEETGLPVHFHTHDTSGASAASVLAAVEAGCDAVDGAIDSMSGLTSQPNLSAIAAALAGTERDPGLSQDALHATAMYWEGVRRFYSPFEADIRSGTADVYRHEMPGGQYTNLREQARSLGLAHRWTEVSQAYADVNQLFGDIVKVTPSSKVVGDMALMLVSSDMTTADVLDPAREVAFPASVVSLFKGELGFPPDGFPEAVSRKVLKLAEGDSPPKPYRPGDNMPDVDLAAARTEAEAECGMPLNEQQLASYLMYPKVMREYCAHVLENGDTSVLPTPVFFYGPQLQQELALEIDPGKTLLVALQSIADDGETAHKVQFELNGQSRTVRVAAANAAAAEGARPLAEPGNPWHVAAPMPGAIVNVAVTVGQRVNAGSTLLSLEAMKMETHVAADRDAEVEAVYVVAGDRVQAKELLVVLRAVGGGAKDATA